TTGCCCAATACCCTGAACGTCTCGTTCGTCGGTATGGTCGGGGCCGACGTGCTCGCCGGGCTCGACGGGGTTGCGGCATCGACCGGGTCGGCCTGCCATTCGGGCCGCGTCGAGCTTTCGCCCGTGCTCGCCGCCATGGGCGTGCCGGAGAGGATCGGTATGGGTGCTGTGCGCTTCAGCCTCGGCAGGGCAACAACCGAGGCTGAAATCGACGCCGTTATCGATCGACTAGGGGCTATCTTAGTCCCCTCCACCAGCACCTGATCCACGCCGAATGAACGGTCCCAACAGGCGTTTGCTGCAGAACAATTTCCGCACCCGACGGCGGCCGATCTGTCTCACGCCCACCTGATGGCCGAGAACGGCGGAAACTTCGGCATTTCAGAAGTAAAAAACCGACTGAGACAGCTTGACTGTTCAGATAACCAGCTGAGCTCGGAAGCTGCTTCCTTTGCGCTGATCTCGGGATCGCGCCGGAACTGGAGCCACGGCCGGACCATGTCTTACCTCGGCTCGTGGCTGAAGGTTATCTCCGACGACAGGCGGGCGATTTTTCAGGCGGCGGCCCATTCCCAGCGTGCTGTCAACTTCCTACACGCTCTCCAGCCTATTCAGGCCGACGAGAGAGCGGCGGCGTAGGAGTCGTCAAAGTCGGTCGTGTCACCCGCATCGGCCGACCGGCCTTCCGGCTCTCTCTCTCCGCGAGGGCATGCGGATCGGACGTGAGGCCGAGCTTCCCCCAGATCGATGGTTTCCGATCGGTAGCTTTCGGCTTCCGGGATTGCTTGATTTCGACGATAAACGGCTTTGTCTGCTGACGCATAGATCCTCCAGGCGACGAATCGCGGTCCGACAATATCGCGTTGATGACAGGAGGCAACTGCCCGGGCGCCCGAGTTTGTCGCGTTCAAAGCGGACGCCTGACTCAGAGACAGGGCAAAGGCTCGCGGCTGCGATGTTCCGGCACGGTAACGCTCCGACGACGGCCTGCCGCTGATCTGGTCGCGCCCCAACCGCGACTGAGGTCCTCCAGGCTCCGCCCATCGGGCGGAGCCTCTGCCGCTGAGGCTTTTCCCGTCGTTTTCCCTTATTGGGTGAAAATGGATGGAAAAATGGAGTCCGTTGTGCCATATCCCATTTGGATGGAAACGGATGGGATAATGGATGACAGCCCTTGATCTCGCCAAATTGCGCATCTCGCCGGAGATCCTGTCGTTGATCGCCGAGATTGACGAATTTAAGGGTGCGTGGCGAGCGCTCGGTCGGATCGCGCCGGATCGGCTGTCCAGCCTGAGGCGGGTCGCGACGATCGAAAGCATCGGCTCGTCGACGCGTATCGAAGGCGCAAAACTGAGCGACCGCGAAGTCGAGAGGTTACTCTCGAACCTCCGCATCGGCTCGTTCACCAGCCGCGACGAACAGGAGGTCGCAGGCTATGCCGAGGTGATGGAAACAATCTTCTCCGCCTTCGACGCGATCCCGCTTGACGAAAATCACATCCGCCAACTCCATCGGGATCTGCTGGCTCACTCGACTAAAGATGAGCGGCACAGGGGAAATTGGAAAACCCTTGCCAACAATGTCGAAGCCTTCGACGAAGATGGACGAAGCCTGGGCGTCGTCTTCGCGACAGCTTGCCCCTTCGATACGCCGCGTCGAATGTCGGAGCTGGTGGCGTGGCACCAGGCCCAGGAGAAGGATGGCACCTTCCACCCTCTGCTCATTGTCGCTGTCTTCGTTGTGGTCTTTCTGGAAATTCACCCTTTCCAGGATGGCAATGGCCGCTTGTCGCGAGCCTTGACCACTCTGCTCCTCCTTCGGGCGGGTTACTCCTACGTGCCGTACAGCTCTCTGGAAAGCGTTATCGAGCAGAACAAGGAAGCCTATTACCTCGCGCTTCGTCGAACGCAAGGCACAATCCGGACAGACCAACAGGACTGGAATCCGTGGGTCGAGTTTTTCCTCCGGAGCCTGCAGCGCCAAAAGCAGCGGCTCGAGCGCAAGATCGAGCGTGAACGCATCCTGCTGGGCGACCTGCCGGAGTTGTCGGTCGCAATCCTCGAACTGGCGCGTGAGCGTGGGCGCGTTACGGTGATGGACGCGGCCACGGCCACAGGCGCAAGCCGCAACACCGTCAAGGATCATCTTCGGGCGTTGACCGAGCAGGGGCATCTGACTCTTCATGGAGCGGGTCGTGGGACCTGGTACGGCCTGAACTAAGGCCGGAGTGATTGGTCTGCAGATGCACCGAGATCGGCGCTATGGCCCAACTGTGCGCGGCCATTGCCACGTCCCTTTCCGGTTGTTAGGGGCGCTCCATCCGCGGGCTCGATGAGGCATGTCTGATCGGAGACCGGCTTCGCCTCGATCGTCCTCCCGCAACGGCCCTCCGCAACTTTCTTCCCCTGAGCGCTGCGCGCCCATTCCTCGCGGTCCAAGAAAGCTGCTCCCGGCCGCCCTCCACTTCGTTTCGGCCCCTCCGGGGTGCGGTCCGATCGTCACCGATCCTTGCGACAGCCATCGAGGCCGCGAAGGGCGCGGCCCGAAACAACCGAAAGGAATTTGGACATGGCTACCATCGGCACCTTCACCGCAAACGAAAGCGGCTTCACCGGCTCAATCCGCACCCTCGCACTCAACGTCAAGGCCCGCATCGCCCGCGTCGACAACCCCTCCGACAAGGGTCCGCACTTCCGCATCTACGCCGGCAACGTTGAGCTGGGCGCGGCCTGGCAGAAGCGCTCCAACGAGAGCGACCGCGACTACCTCTCGGTCAAGCTGGACGACCTGAGCTTCCCGGCCCCGATCTACGCAACGCTCACCGAGGTCGAAGGCGAGGACGGTTACCAGCTGATCTGGTCCCGCCCCAATCGGGATTGAGATCCGGCCAAGGGCCCCGCCGCTTGAGGCGGGGCCAACAGGCCACTTTGAGAAAGCAGGCAACGGGCGTCGAGCCCGTTTCCAGCTTTTTGGGTGCCATACGGGGAGTTGGGTCTGCTCATATCGAGCCAATCGTGCCGTGGAGCCGGGCCAGCCTCAAGGACGAGCGGTTCCTCCAAAATGCTGGCGCATTTCGGCTCCCCCACTCACGGCCGCTGGCGGTCGCATGCGCGATCCTTGACCCTGACCCACCGCCACGCCGGCGGGCGTCATCTTTCTCAAACATCAAGGAGATGACGATGATCGAACAACAAATCGAAGAACTGCGCGCCGAGCTGAACGCCTGCATTGAGCCCGCCGAGCGCCGCGAGATCGAGGCCGAGCTCGAAATTGCCCAGGCCGAGCTGATCGTGATGCTGGCCGAAAAGGACGGTTCCATCGAGGCCGAGCCGCCCTTCTGAGGGCGGCATATCACCAGCGCTGGGGACCGCCGCCATTCACAACACTGAGGGGAGCGATCCGCTGCAATTCTCCTTTCGATCTCCTGTTATCGACATCGGGGATGCTGCATCCCGTCCGTCGCGCCGCAACCTGCCGGCGCCAGAATTTTCCCCGCCGTGTTGCGCTCCTCGCGCGCCAAAATTTTGTCGCCGGCAGGTCCTCCACTCTCGTTTCGGCCTTTCAGGTGCGCCCCTCCTTGTCCGTCATGCGGCCTATCCCCGCGATATCCGCATTTCGAAAGGAAAGAATACCGTGCGACAGCTCGCTCAATTCCTCACCGCCACCGGCCGTCGGCTCCGCGTCCTCGGCAAGGTGATCAGTCACTTCTTCCGCAAGGGGAAACTCGGTCTCAATCTCGCAATCAAGATTCCGTTCTTCGTCGAGATCGAGGCGTCGTTCGAGACCGACTGGAACCGGCGC
This Rhizobium sullae DNA region includes the following protein-coding sequences:
- a CDS encoding Fic family protein — encoded protein: MTALDLAKLRISPEILSLIAEIDEFKGAWRALGRIAPDRLSSLRRVATIESIGSSTRIEGAKLSDREVERLLSNLRIGSFTSRDEQEVAGYAEVMETIFSAFDAIPLDENHIRQLHRDLLAHSTKDERHRGNWKTLANNVEAFDEDGRSLGVVFATACPFDTPRRMSELVAWHQAQEKDGTFHPLLIVAVFVVVFLEIHPFQDGNGRLSRALTTLLLLRAGYSYVPYSSLESVIEQNKEAYYLALRRTQGTIRTDQQDWNPWVEFFLRSLQRQKQRLERKIERERILLGDLPELSVAILELARERGRVTVMDAATATGASRNTVKDHLRALTEQGHLTLHGAGRGTWYGLN
- a CDS encoding DUF736 domain-containing protein — protein: MATIGTFTANESGFTGSIRTLALNVKARIARVDNPSDKGPHFRIYAGNVELGAAWQKRSNESDRDYLSVKLDDLSFPAPIYATLTEVEGEDGYQLIWSRPNRD